Genomic DNA from Oryza sativa Japonica Group chromosome 5, ASM3414082v1:
ACTCTTCCAAAGCAATGAAAAAAACAACAGGTTCAACACTTGACAGTAATATATCTTTAgttatcttcaattttttttttgtggaaaagaaaatcTGAAGTTCTGAATTTTCTTACTCCCGGTGCAGGGCAGACACGGTCCACGGAACGAGCGACCTCGACGACCAGTCAAACCGCCGCGTGCTGCTGACGTGGCAGTCATCTCAGCCGTCCAAACTCGTCTACCGCCAACCAACAGCCAGGATCTCTCCCCCCCACGACCACCGCCTCATTGGTCCACATAAGCCGCAGCCCACCGCCCAGCCAACCACGGCCTGCCACGTACGAACCCAAGGGGCAAAACCGTAAATTCCTAGCAACCCAGACGCCGACGCGTCGACTCGTCGCAACGCAACCtgaggagggaaaaaaaagagaaaaagaaaaaaagaaaaggaataaaaataaaaataaaaacgcgCGGAGAGATAGCGTCGTAGCGTGCGGTGCGCAGGTGGGGTCTCGTCTCGTCGCCGGTGAAGCCGCCGCCATGgagctcaccggcgccgccatcCGGGGGTCGCTGGCGACGGCCGCGTCCCCGGTGGtgctgagggggagggggaggaggtgcGCGGCCAGGGTTTCCTGCGTCGGGCGCGGAGGCGGGGGATTTGGCGATGAGGGGCACCTCAGGTACTACGAGGCGCCGCCGCGgaaggcggtggaggcggtggcgagggaCCTGGCCAAGCTCCGCCCCATGGGGATCGCCGCCGGGGACGCGGCCAAGGAGAAGGTCCTCTCGGTGAGaccctcgatctctctctctctcctaggTTCTTGGATTTCCCCCTTTCTGTTTAGGATTGGGAATAATATGAGGGAATCTGAGTATGCCCTAGAAGTTGTCACAAAAGTTAGAGGATTAATTTGATGACGGTGGATTGATGGCGGTAGGACGTTTGATTTGGTCGCGCAATTGTAATCATAAAAATTGTTCGTTTTCTTGTCTAATATTTCAGTCTTTTGGGCAAGTATGAGAGGTTGATATGGATTTTACTTTTTTAGATGATGGATAAACCGGCCTCTATGTCAAAGACACGTAAATCCCGGATATGGATTTGATTGTATTGATAGTTGTAGACAACAATTTTGCTGAGATTAACAATGCAATATTTTGCTTGAACTTTACTTGGGTTGTAAAAATTAGACAGATGATTCGTTTTGTAGTGTGACATTTGTGTGAGCTAGGAGCTTAGGACTAGAATTGAATTGCTGCAAATGTTTTAATGCAGGAAGCCACAGAGCTACTGCTGGAGGAGTTGAATCGAATGAGGGATGAGGAGggcgaactgaagaagaagatgaaggagGACAAGGATGCAATGAAAGCACTCAAGAAGCAGCAGAAGGAAGCAATGAAGGCTGCCACGACGATGAAATGCAATGATGATGACTCCTCTGAATCAAGTGAATCAAGTGAGAGTGAGTGTGAGGagcagatgatgacaatgagcTGCGTTGCCACTGTTACCATGCCGCAAATTGGGGAAGGCGTTGCGATCTCAACGACAGTTCCCCAAGTTGCTGCATCCGATGTCGCAACAGCACCAGCAATGGAGTATGACAAGGCTGCAATGAAGGCcatgaagaagagagaaaaggaagagaagaaagccGCAAAGATGGctatgaagatgaagaagaaggaaaagaagatgGCCACATTGACTCTCTGCAAGGATGAAGACAGCACCTCATGCTCCTCAGAATCTAGCGACAGCGAGTGCGAGGAGGTTGTCAGAATGAGCTGCTGTGCTACGATAACCACACCACAAACACAACCCTCGAGCACCGTTTTCCCTATAATACTGCCCCAGATTCCAGAATCAGTGACACTGGAGCCATGCCAAGATGCTCAGATCTCATCAGAACCTGCAAATACAATGTTGTCCACCACTGCTACCATTGCAGTAGTTGAGAAGCCGATGACGAACAGAATTGAGGTCTGCATGGGAGGCAAATGCAAGAAATCGGGCTCCCTCGCGGTGCTGCAGGAGTTCGAGAAGAAGGTGGGCACTGATGGTGCGGTCGTTGGCTGCAAATGCCTGGGGAAATGCGGTCTAGGCCCGAATGTGCGGCTCCGGAGCGAAGGCGCTGCACAGAAGAAGAATCCCCTCTTCATCGGAGTAGTGTTAGAGGATGTTGGCACCATAGCTTCAGGCTTGTTTGGAGGCGGTGATGACCTGGGCATGGTGAACAACTAGCCCAACCTTTGCCTTACCTATGATGATGTGTACTGAGCAATAGTAGTATTACAGCAAAAAAGTATGGTATAATCACG
This window encodes:
- the LOC4337743 gene encoding uncharacterized LOC4337743, whose amino-acid sequence is MELTGAAIRGSLATAASPVVLRGRGRRCAARVSCVGRGGGGFGDEGHLRYYEAPPRKAVEAVARDLAKLRPMGIAAGDAAKEKVLSEATELLLEELNRMRDEEGELKKKMKEDKDAMKALKKQQKEAMKAATTMKCNDDDSSESSESSESECEEQMMTMSCVATVTMPQIGEGVAISTTVPQVAASDVATAPAMEYDKAAMKAMKKREKEEKKAAKMAMKMKKKEKKMATLTLCKDEDSTSCSSESSDSECEEVVRMSCCATITTPQTQPSSTVFPIILPQIPESVTLEPCQDAQISSEPANTMLSTTATIAVVEKPMTNRIEVCMGGKCKKSGSLAVLQEFEKKVGTDGAVVGCKCLGKCGLGPNVRLRSEGAAQKKNPLFIGVVLEDVGTIASGLFGGGDDLGMVNN